The Coffea arabica cultivar ET-39 chromosome 10e, Coffea Arabica ET-39 HiFi, whole genome shotgun sequence region tttggatagttgTCAAGCAACGAAGGAAAAAACAGGGCGACTTATAATTGTTTTTTATTTGCTCTTCTTAGTCACAAAATATAAGAAGGCGACGTCAAAGAATCTGTTATTCTCAAGAATTGCTTAAGAATGAATGCATCAACTTCTGAATACAGCGGTGGATGCGAGTCTGGCTGGACCATGTATTTTGATCAGCTTTCAACCTCTGCCGATCAATGCAACAGAAGCATGCCACTTGGCTTTGATTGCAGAAGCAAAGGAGTGTATGTCAATGAGGATGATGAAGACGAGAATTCATCCATGCTGTCTGATGCATCATCTGGCCCTCCACATTTCCATCAGGATGAAGGCAGTTCTGAAGAAACCAGATACAATTCCACTATTTCGGCCTCAGAGGTAAACAAGGGCAAgcacaaaaagaaagcaaaagagcACAGGAAGACCCAACAGAATTTCCATCTTGACGATACTGCTAGCTCCCCTGCCCAGAGCTTCTCCAAGGCAAGTCAATTGTCAGCCTGGCGTGCACGATTAATTTTCTCGTTGAATATTCTCTAACAGCATTACAGTACTTTCATCTTTCAGAACAATGCCCTTCTTACAGATGATAAATATCTAATCGAGCACGGTTCAGGCATCTCTCGAGGCTTTTCTGCAACACAATCCAAGGTTCTCACATATCTGCTTTCAGAAAATTTCAATCTTTATCATTTCCTGCTTTATTCTCTGAATCTTTTTCCCTTTATGTGATACTCCTGCGTCCAAGTATTCACGCAAATTTGTGTGTTCATTCAGGAAAAGTCTGTACTGAGGAAGCATTTTGGATTTCTGAAGCCTTCGCATGACAGGAAAAGCTGATTGAGAGAGATCAGGTCGAGTTTCATCCTATACATTAATGTCGCCGTAGTTTTCAGGGACCTATTAATCCTTACACCTTGTGTGCTCTGTGATTAACAGGAGGAGGTTTAATTGGGGAAAAGAATATCAATAAGAAGTTGCAGACCATGTTCTCTCTTTATGCAGCAGCAGTTAGGTAGACAGCATTCGCACCTGTCAAAAGGAAAAGATACAATATATCTGAAGGAAATTGTTTTTCCCATTGTTTATTGCTGTTTCTTTATGTATGTTTCTTGCTGTCTATGCAGTGCAGAACGCCTGAGAACGTAAATACTAAAAATCTTCCTTTTTCTACTATTACAATTGTTTTGGG contains the following coding sequences:
- the LOC113712993 gene encoding protein SOB FIVE-LIKE 5-like; protein product: MNASTSEYSGGCESGWTMYFDQLSTSADQCNRSMPLGFDCRSKGVYVNEDDEDENSSMLSDASSGPPHFHQDEGSSEETRYNSTISASEVNKGKHKKKAKEHRKTQQNFHLDDTASSPAQSFSKNNALLTDDKYLIEHGSGISRGFSATQSKEKSVLRKHFGFLKPSHDRKS